The following DNA comes from Streptomyces globosus.
CGAATCCGATCCTCCGCTGGTCCTGCCAGATCGCATCCGGCGTTCGGCCGGCGAGGGGAATCTGGTCGTTGCAGCGCCCAAGGGTGAACTGCAACCTCGCGCGCAGAGCCTGCACTTCGGCGAACATCCCGGTCGGGGCGTGCAGGTCGCGGAAGTCGGTGCACATCTTCACGTCAGCGGCCAGGGCCGCAGGTATCTCGTGCGTCACGGCGTACAACGTAGTAGTTGCCGGTGCGTGACTTGTCAGCCCACCGGACATGAAGAAGCCCCGCCGGCCGCCACCGAGGAGGAGAACCCCAGCAGGGGACTGAAAAGTGCGGCTCTACGCAGCCTGCTGGGCCCGCAGGACGTCCGCCAAGCTCTCCCGCCCCTCGCTCCACCGCGCGAGCTCGTCTCGGCCGATCAGGCGCACCCGGGCGTCCTCCTTCGACCACATCTTCGCCGAGCCCGTGAACTTCCCGTTGGTGACGACGATCGGCAGAGCCACTGGGTGGATGGCGCTCGCCCCGCCGAACAGATGCTGGGCGACCGGCTGGCCGACGGACCCGTTGCCGCCGCTGAAGTGCTTAGTCTGGACCATGATGTGGCGATCGAAGTCGTCTATTGCGAGAACGTCGGCGCCCAGGTCGCCGGCGCCGCCTCCGGAGCGCACAACCCGATAGCCATCGCGGTCGAGCAGATCACCTATCAGCTTCTCGAAGCGGGAATGGTGCAGAACGTCGATCTTGTCCATTGGTAGGGCCGTCGGTTCTGTAAAGATGCCGGCCTCAAGAAGCTCGTCGAGGAGCCTGATGACCGTCGTGGCGTAGTCGACCTGTTGCTCGTATCGCTGGCGCACGACTCTGGAGTGCTCGATCTTCAGATCAAGCAGATTCGCGCTGATGGGATTGATGCCCATGCTGTCCCAGCTCGGGCAGGCCGGACGCTCTTCGAGGAGACGCTGTTCGAGCCGAGCCGCCCAGTCACGCCGGCGCCGGGAGTGAGGGGCATGGGCGAGGACCTGGCGCATACCTCGACGCACGTCCTCGACGATGCTCAGGAGCTGACGGTCCTGTCCTTGCACCACCCGGATCAGCGAGAGATCGCGGCGGCGTGCGTGGGGGCTGAGTTCGGCAGGCAGGTACCACGCGGACATCTCGCACTCCGATAGGC
Coding sequences within:
- a CDS encoding restriction endonuclease, whose product is MFTTQPVQFSNAPAVNNLRGLEEALFTLRSKTRTVISGLSECEMSAWYLPAELSPHARRRDLSLIRVVQGQDRQLLSIVEDVRRGMRQVLAHAPHSRRRRDWAARLEQRLLEERPACPSWDSMGINPISANLLDLKIEHSRVVRQRYEQQVDYATTVIRLLDELLEAGIFTEPTALPMDKIDVLHHSRFEKLIGDLLDRDGYRVVRSGGGAGDLGADVLAIDDFDRHIMVQTKHFSGGNGSVGQPVAQHLFGGASAIHPVALPIVVTNGKFTGSAKMWSKEDARVRLIGRDELARWSEGRESLADVLRAQQAA